The following are encoded together in the Apodemus sylvaticus chromosome 11, mApoSyl1.1, whole genome shotgun sequence genome:
- the LOC127696507 gene encoding PRAME family member 12-like isoform X2 produces the protein MSVRTPPKLQKLAIQALLRDEALAISSLEELPSVLFPALFKEAFTGRQTKLIKAIVAAWPFPCLPVGALMKRPDMEIFQALLNGVDMLLKREFYPRCLRTPLETLSIVHCQISQSDVDSFSCSQSLFQLKHLEIIEVTLDAFDLTHLRGLLERVVDSLGTLYLSSCKMKDSHINVLLPALTQCSQLTDVNFYYNDFSMPTLKDLLEHTVNWSKINVEQYPAPLECYDERNHVSRERFAQLCEELMDTLREVRQPKNISFATNTCPKCHDNYVYGHGAKLCDCWQ, from the exons ATGAGTGTTCGGACCCCACCCAAACTCCAGAAGTTGGCAATTCAGGCTCTGTTGAGAGATGAGGCTTTGGCCATATCCTCTCTGGAGGAGCTACCCTCTGtactcttcccagcactgttcaaggaggccttcactggcagacaaaccaagctcataaaggcaatagtggcagcctggcctttcccctgtctccctgttGGGGCATTGATGAAGAGGCCTGACATGGAAATCTTTCAGGCTCTGCTAAATGGAGTAGACATGCTATTGAAGAGAGAGTTTTACCCCAG GTGCCTGAGGACACCCTTGGAAACCCTCTCCATCGTTCACTGCCAAATTTCACAGTCAGACGTAGATTCCTTTTCCTGCAGTCAGAGCCTCTTTCAGTTAAAACATCTGGAAATAATAGAAGTGACCTTAGATGCTTTCGATCTTACACATTTGAGAGGTCTCCTAGAAAGAGTGGTAGACAGTCTTgggactctgtatttgtcatcgTGTAAGATGAAGGACTCCCATATCAATGTCCTCCTACCTGCCCTCACACAGTGCTCTCAGCTCACCGATGTCAACTTCTACTACAATGACTTCTCCATGCCCACGCTGAAGGACCTTTTGGAGCACACAGTCAACTGGAGCAAGATAAATGTGGAACAataccctgcccctctggagtgctatgatGAGCGGAATCATGTCTCCAGAGAAAGATTTGCCCAACTTTGTGAGGAGCTCATGGATACACTCAGGGAAGTAAGGCAGCCCAAgaacatctcctttgctacaAATACCTGCCCTAAATGTCATGACAACTATGTCTATGGCCATGGGGCCAAACTTTGTGATTGTTGGCAGTAA
- the LOC127696507 gene encoding PRAME family member 20-like isoform X1, with the protein MSVRTPPKLQKLAIQALLRDEALAISSLEELPSVLFPALFKEAFTGRQTKLIKAIVAAWPFPCLPVGALMKRPDMEIFQALLNGVDMLLKREFYPRRGKLQVLDMRNVHHAYWNVWDEADDSDCSAETLDKKQVVKVLPRYALRQHLKVIVDLTLTSCSCESKAFFLNWAQQRRRVLYFCCTKMKIWPLPFHNIRYILKVFDPEHIKELELNIDWTLLELTNFAPYFGQMKNLCKLFLAPLHNKTYPITNVTRVAEVRCLDKIISQFSKFNCLQHICLKHVHFLKNKMNQVLGCLRTPLETLSIVHCQISQSDVDSFSCSQSLFQLKHLEIIEVTLDAFDLTHLRGLLERVVDSLGTLYLSSCKMKDSHINVLLPALTQCSQLTDVNFYYNDFSMPTLKDLLEHTVNWSKINVEQYPAPLECYDERNHVSRERFAQLCEELMDTLREVRQPKNISFATNTCPKCHDNYVYGHGAKLCDCWQ; encoded by the exons ATGAGTGTTCGGACCCCACCCAAACTCCAGAAGTTGGCAATTCAGGCTCTGTTGAGAGATGAGGCTTTGGCCATATCCTCTCTGGAGGAGCTACCCTCTGtactcttcccagcactgttcaaggaggccttcactggcagacaaaccaagctcataaaggcaatagtggcagcctggcctttcccctgtctccctgttGGGGCATTGATGAAGAGGCCTGACATGGAAATCTTTCAGGCTCTGCTAAATGGAGTAGACATGCTATTGAAGAGAGAGTTTTACCCCAG GAGGGGAAAACTACAGGTTCTTGATATGAGAAATGTGCACCATGCCTATTGGAATGTATGGGATGAAGCAGATGACAGTGACTGTTCAGCAGAGACCTTGGACAAAAAGCAAGTAGTGAAGGTCCTTCCCAGATATGCACTGAGGCAGCATCTGAAGGTCATAGTTGACCTGACTCTCACTTCCTGCTCCTGTGAATCAAAAGCATTTTTCTTGAATTGGGCCCAGCAGAGAAGGAGGGTCCTATATTTCTGCTGTACAAAGATGAAGATTTGGCCTCTTCCATTCCACAATATCAGATATATCTTGAAAGTTTTTGATCCAGAGCACATCAAAGAATTAGAACTAAATATCGACTGGACTCTGTTAGAGCTAACAAATTTTGCTCCCTACTTCGGGCAGATGAAAAATCTTTGCAAACTCTTCCTGGCACCCCTCCACAATAAAACCTACCCTATTACCAATGTAACAAGAGTTGCAGAAGTCAGGTGTCTCGACAAGATTATTTCTCAGTTTTCCAAATTCAACTGTCTCCAGCATATCTGCCTGAAACACGTCcattttctcaaaaacaagatGAATCAGGTCCTAGG GTGCCTGAGGACACCCTTGGAAACCCTCTCCATCGTTCACTGCCAAATTTCACAGTCAGACGTAGATTCCTTTTCCTGCAGTCAGAGCCTCTTTCAGTTAAAACATCTGGAAATAATAGAAGTGACCTTAGATGCTTTCGATCTTACACATTTGAGAGGTCTCCTAGAAAGAGTGGTAGACAGTCTTgggactctgtatttgtcatcgTGTAAGATGAAGGACTCCCATATCAATGTCCTCCTACCTGCCCTCACACAGTGCTCTCAGCTCACCGATGTCAACTTCTACTACAATGACTTCTCCATGCCCACGCTGAAGGACCTTTTGGAGCACACAGTCAACTGGAGCAAGATAAATGTGGAACAataccctgcccctctggagtgctatgatGAGCGGAATCATGTCTCCAGAGAAAGATTTGCCCAACTTTGTGAGGAGCTCATGGATACACTCAGGGAAGTAAGGCAGCCCAAgaacatctcctttgctacaAATACCTGCCCTAAATGTCATGACAACTATGTCTATGGCCATGGGGCCAAACTTTGTGATTGTTGGCAGTAA